One part of the Tunicatimonas pelagia genome encodes these proteins:
- a CDS encoding peroxiredoxin, with the protein MPLKVNQPAPDIYLPSTSGSHFKLSRDLANQPGIIYFYPKDFTPGCTQEACSFRDSFSVFRDLNITVVGISRDSIESHQKFKQQHKLPFELLSDKSGEVAKKYQALVPFLKVVRRVTYLLDANHKIAAVYEDMFGAEKHIKQMIEAVKKNA; encoded by the coding sequence ATGCCTTTAAAAGTTAATCAACCCGCTCCCGATATCTATCTTCCTTCTACCAGTGGTAGTCACTTTAAGCTGAGTCGCGATTTAGCGAATCAGCCCGGGATCATTTACTTTTACCCCAAAGATTTTACGCCCGGTTGCACCCAAGAGGCTTGCAGTTTTCGGGATTCTTTTTCGGTCTTTCGCGACTTAAATATTACAGTGGTAGGAATTAGCCGGGATTCCATAGAAAGTCACCAAAAATTTAAACAACAGCATAAGCTTCCGTTTGAATTACTCTCTGATAAAAGTGGTGAAGTTGCCAAAAAATACCAAGCACTGGTGCCTTTCTTAAAAGTAGTACGCCGGGTTACTTACCTGCTAGATGCCAATCATAAAATTGCGGCAGTGTACGAAGATATGTTCGGCGCAGAGAAACATATCAAGCAGATGATTGAAGCAGTGAAGAAAAATGCCTAG
- a CDS encoding ABC transporter permease encodes MLRIYFKFAVRTFWKDKFYTLLNIIGLAIGIAVSIIILLYLQNDLTYDQHHAKHEQIYRLVTNVKGPGVEFHTASAAREMGPMLSEDYPEILSFVRLEGMGRILVTVPNAGEESLYNEEEWGRADSTIFKIFTHSFLAGDPTTALREKNSVVLTEALAQKYFGEEEALGKTLLLYESKENFTVTGVIENLPDNSHVKFDALVSFIEPREWAMQDGEFNSEAIWNPDVFTYLLFPTGYNTADFFEKLPPFHEKYIKPFGDKVSSELWFYLEPLADVHFYSEQGGDQPQGNIAYVYAFGGIGLFILLLACINYMNLATARSGNRMKEIGMRKVLGSSRRALVLSFLGESVLLSVLALLIALGLVFIVLYATPFNDLIEKSLSLNLLQNLTLLVGAVSITLFIGIVSGLYPAFYLPAISSVQSLKGAFKSSSSGILLRRTLVTLQFTISIAVVICTLLMQDQISYVRNQELGFNREHLLLVPIQDTLVRNQLPYIKNDLEQYDGVLSTTVSYNVPGLSVGNSVFQVEVDSNLTTQAFRTFFVGEDYLSTMNISLLAGRDFRPDMAGDTDGKSFIINEAAAKELGWYNPNRTGAKLEDALSGRLKFFHGEELGNVVGIVQDFNTSSLHNAIEPTIIIPANQAGGVFYARLKGENIPETMDFIEEKWAAYDPNHPFEYEFLDESFDELYRTDERQSSLISVLSGICLFISLLGVLGLSAFTAEQRTKEVGVRKVLGATVPQIVYLLFKDVMVLVGLASLLAAPLAYWLIDRWLQDFAYRTEINILLFVLASVAALLIAFTTMSFHSVKAARRNPVVSLRYE; translated from the coding sequence ATGCTGCGTATCTATTTCAAGTTTGCTGTTCGTACTTTTTGGAAAGATAAGTTTTACACGCTGCTCAATATTATTGGTCTGGCAATTGGTATTGCGGTGAGTATTATCATTTTGCTGTACCTGCAAAATGATCTCACTTACGATCAGCACCACGCAAAGCATGAGCAAATTTATCGCTTGGTCACCAACGTGAAGGGGCCGGGAGTAGAATTTCATACTGCCAGTGCCGCACGGGAAATGGGGCCGATGCTATCGGAAGACTACCCAGAGATACTTTCTTTTGTGCGTTTGGAAGGAATGGGACGTATTTTAGTGACGGTGCCCAATGCCGGAGAAGAAAGTCTGTACAACGAAGAAGAGTGGGGGCGGGCAGATTCTACTATCTTCAAAATTTTTACGCATTCCTTTCTTGCGGGAGATCCTACTACCGCGCTGCGGGAGAAGAATAGTGTAGTGCTCACCGAAGCACTAGCTCAGAAATACTTTGGTGAAGAAGAAGCCCTAGGTAAAACCTTGTTGCTGTATGAGAGCAAAGAGAATTTCACGGTTACGGGAGTGATAGAAAATTTACCCGATAACTCTCACGTAAAATTTGATGCGCTCGTATCGTTCATCGAGCCCCGGGAGTGGGCCATGCAAGACGGTGAATTTAATTCGGAGGCCATTTGGAACCCCGATGTGTTTACGTACCTCCTGTTTCCGACAGGGTACAACACCGCTGATTTCTTTGAGAAGCTTCCGCCTTTTCACGAAAAATACATCAAACCCTTCGGTGATAAAGTAAGCAGTGAACTCTGGTTTTATCTGGAGCCGCTAGCTGACGTACACTTTTACTCGGAGCAGGGAGGCGACCAGCCGCAGGGGAACATTGCGTACGTGTATGCTTTCGGGGGGATTGGTCTGTTCATTCTGCTGCTGGCCTGTATTAACTATATGAACTTGGCAACAGCGCGCTCGGGTAACCGCATGAAAGAAATTGGGATGCGAAAAGTGCTGGGTTCCAGCCGTCGGGCGTTAGTTCTTTCCTTCTTAGGTGAATCAGTGCTCTTATCAGTATTGGCACTACTTATTGCCCTCGGTTTGGTCTTTATCGTATTGTACGCCACACCTTTTAACGACTTGATTGAGAAAAGCCTGTCGCTCAACTTGCTACAGAATCTTACGCTACTGGTTGGGGCAGTCAGTATTACATTGTTTATCGGGATAGTTTCCGGCTTGTATCCGGCCTTTTATTTACCCGCCATTTCTAGTGTGCAATCACTGAAAGGGGCGTTTAAGTCATCATCTTCGGGTATTCTGCTCCGGAGAACGCTGGTCACCCTTCAGTTTACTATTTCTATTGCGGTAGTTATTTGTACGCTACTGATGCAAGATCAGATTAGCTACGTACGAAATCAGGAACTAGGCTTTAACCGAGAGCATTTGTTACTGGTGCCAATCCAGGACACGCTGGTGCGAAATCAGCTTCCTTACATTAAAAACGATCTGGAACAGTACGATGGTGTACTAAGCACCACCGTTTCGTACAACGTGCCCGGATTGAGTGTTGGTAATAGTGTTTTTCAAGTAGAGGTTGATTCTAACTTAACCACCCAGGCATTCCGAACCTTTTTTGTAGGGGAAGATTACTTATCGACCATGAATATTTCTTTGTTGGCCGGACGCGATTTTCGCCCGGATATGGCGGGCGATACCGATGGTAAATCATTCATCATTAACGAAGCTGCTGCCAAAGAACTAGGTTGGTACAATCCTAACCGAACAGGGGCTAAGTTGGAAGATGCCCTCAGTGGACGACTGAAATTCTTTCACGGGGAAGAGTTAGGTAACGTAGTGGGTATTGTGCAAGATTTTAATACAAGCTCGTTGCATAATGCGATTGAACCGACAATTATTATTCCTGCTAACCAAGCCGGTGGAGTGTTCTACGCCCGATTGAAGGGAGAAAATATACCGGAAACGATGGACTTTATCGAGGAGAAATGGGCAGCTTACGATCCTAACCATCCGTTTGAGTACGAGTTTCTGGACGAAAGCTTCGATGAATTGTATCGGACTGATGAGCGGCAAAGCTCGCTTATTTCCGTGCTTTCCGGCATCTGCTTGTTTATTTCGTTGTTGGGAGTTTTAGGTTTATCAGCCTTTACTGCCGAGCAGCGCACCAAAGAAGTTGGAGTGCGGAAAGTATTGGGAGCTACCGTTCCACAGATTGTGTACTTACTCTTTAAAGATGTGATGGTGCTGGTTGGGCTAGCTTCACTATTGGCTGCCCCCTTAGCGTACTGGCTAATTGACCGCTGGCTACAGGACTTCGCCTACCGAACTGAGATTAATATCTTACTATTTGTACTCGCCAGTGTGGCTGCCCTCCTTATTGCCTTCACTACTATGAGTTTCCACTCGGTAAAAGCAGCTCGTCGTAATCCGGTAGTAAGTTTGCGGTACGAGTGA
- a CDS encoding outer membrane beta-barrel protein: protein MKKINLLTFALATFFSLPLLAQDEGSFSFSGSVDTYFRYNANSFNRAIDGDDGLGFSAPATSFANRPGFGLGMVNLISSYEGEKVGFVADLVFGPRGQEAVFNSTGSSNIINQLYVYYNASDAVTLTLGNFNTFLGYEVISPTGNFNYSTSYMFSTGPFSHTGLKADFALADGFSAMLAVMNPTDYTDFNLFDTYTLGAQLGYDNNGVSAYLNFLYGDQDGTLNEDLLPILLDNESLGATFQADLTAGIDLSDDFYLGLNTTINTTGTGEEVAGGDIQDVDGDNFGFYGAALYAQYATSETVSFGARGEYYSLFEGDNSENIIDFTVSSNIALGNLTLIPEVRIDVVSDEDSLGFASRDGETQSSLASFIFAAVYSF from the coding sequence ATGAAAAAAATTAATCTACTCACATTCGCATTAGCAACCTTCTTTAGTCTGCCCCTTTTAGCGCAAGATGAAGGTTCATTCTCGTTCTCCGGTTCGGTAGACACTTACTTCCGCTATAACGCCAATTCCTTCAACCGGGCTATAGACGGTGACGATGGCTTAGGTTTCTCAGCTCCGGCTACTTCATTTGCCAACCGCCCTGGTTTTGGGTTAGGTATGGTAAATCTGATTTCTTCCTACGAAGGCGAGAAGGTTGGGTTTGTAGCCGACTTGGTATTCGGGCCACGGGGGCAAGAAGCTGTTTTCAATTCTACCGGATCATCTAATATCATCAACCAATTGTATGTCTATTACAATGCAAGTGATGCCGTTACGCTAACACTAGGTAACTTCAATACTTTCTTGGGCTACGAAGTAATTTCTCCTACTGGCAATTTCAATTACTCAACTTCGTATATGTTCTCAACGGGCCCGTTCTCCCATACCGGGCTGAAAGCTGATTTCGCACTAGCTGATGGTTTTTCAGCGATGTTAGCGGTTATGAACCCAACCGACTACACCGATTTTAATCTGTTTGATACTTACACCTTAGGAGCGCAATTGGGCTATGATAATAACGGAGTGAGTGCCTATCTGAATTTTCTCTACGGCGACCAAGATGGTACGCTTAATGAAGACTTACTACCTATTTTACTGGACAATGAGTCGCTTGGTGCCACATTCCAAGCTGACCTTACAGCGGGTATTGACCTTAGCGATGATTTTTACCTAGGTTTAAACACCACTATTAATACTACCGGTACAGGCGAAGAAGTTGCAGGTGGAGACATCCAAGATGTTGACGGCGATAACTTTGGCTTTTACGGTGCCGCCCTTTACGCCCAATATGCAACCTCAGAGACGGTTTCTTTTGGGGCGAGAGGTGAGTATTACTCACTGTTTGAAGGAGATAACAGCGAAAATATTATAGACTTTACAGTATCCAGCAATATTGCATTAGGTAATCTAACATTGATTCCTGAAGTTAGAATAGATGTAGTATCCGACGAAGATAGCCTTGGCTTTGCTAGCCGAGATGGAGAGACTCAATCTTCCTTGGCGTCATTCATTTTTGCTGCGGTATATTCTTTCTAA
- a CDS encoding ammonium transporter, whose amino-acid sequence MENEILHLTSLAQTATAVADLGSQVSQTLLTTNNVWMMVATFLVFIMHLGFAGVEAGFTQSKNTVNILFKNTLTPAIGLISYALIGFNLMYPGGEGFIVNFAGFNLGPGADYDSLGYADGGYTYWTDFLFQGMFAATAATIVSGAVAERIKINGYLIFTVLFVGLVYPIIGSWQWGGGFLSTYGFYDFAGSTLVHSVGGWGALAGIMILGPRLGKYANGKVNDFPGSSVPLATMGVFLLWFGWFGFNGGSVLSAEPETVSKVLVTTSLAAACGAVGGYIMAYFTFKRLDLGMVLNGVLAGLVGITAGADLMSPYEAMIIGLISGGLVVLSAIAMDKLKLDDCVGAVSVHLTCGVFGTLAVGIFGTMAGWSQFVIQLVSILACGAAAFASAMLIFFVIDKAMGLRVSAQHEKEGLDSHEHGMRGYTIVYE is encoded by the coding sequence ATGGAAAACGAAATTTTACACCTCACTTCATTGGCACAAACCGCTACCGCAGTGGCTGATCTGGGAAGTCAGGTTTCTCAAACGCTGCTAACCACCAACAATGTTTGGATGATGGTGGCTACCTTCTTGGTATTCATCATGCACCTAGGCTTTGCGGGCGTTGAAGCTGGATTTACTCAATCAAAAAATACAGTTAATATTCTCTTCAAAAATACGCTGACCCCAGCTATTGGACTAATTTCTTACGCTCTTATCGGGTTTAATCTAATGTACCCAGGAGGTGAGGGTTTCATTGTTAATTTCGCCGGATTCAATCTGGGACCCGGAGCCGATTACGACTCATTAGGCTATGCTGATGGGGGCTATACCTATTGGACAGACTTCTTATTTCAAGGAATGTTCGCTGCTACTGCGGCCACCATTGTATCGGGGGCAGTAGCCGAACGAATTAAAATTAACGGCTATCTGATTTTTACAGTACTCTTCGTTGGTTTAGTATACCCAATTATTGGTAGCTGGCAGTGGGGCGGTGGCTTCTTAAGCACCTATGGTTTCTACGATTTTGCCGGTTCTACGTTAGTACACTCCGTAGGCGGTTGGGGTGCTCTGGCCGGAATCATGATCTTGGGCCCACGCTTGGGTAAATATGCCAATGGCAAAGTAAACGACTTTCCGGGTTCTAGTGTACCCCTGGCAACCATGGGCGTATTCTTGCTTTGGTTCGGTTGGTTTGGGTTCAACGGTGGCTCAGTGCTTTCGGCCGAACCCGAAACAGTTTCTAAAGTACTAGTCACTACCTCACTAGCAGCAGCCTGCGGAGCGGTTGGCGGCTACATAATGGCGTACTTCACGTTCAAACGCCTGGACTTGGGCATGGTACTTAATGGTGTTTTGGCCGGATTGGTCGGGATTACCGCTGGTGCCGACTTAATGAGCCCTTACGAAGCCATGATTATCGGATTAATTTCGGGAGGCTTGGTCGTATTATCAGCTATTGCTATGGATAAACTGAAGCTCGATGATTGCGTTGGAGCCGTGTCGGTTCACCTTACCTGCGGGGTTTTTGGTACACTAGCTGTTGGTATATTCGGCACCATGGCTGGCTGGAGCCAATTTGTAATTCAGTTGGTAAGCATTTTGGCTTGCGGAGCGGCTGCGTTTGCTTCGGCCATGCTTATCTTCTTCGTTATTGATAAAGCGATGGGGCTTCGGGTTTCGGCTCAGCACGAAAAGGAAGGCTTAGACAGCCACGAACACGGTATGCGGGGCTACACCATCGTATACGAATAA
- a CDS encoding response regulator: MITIVLADDHTVVRDGLRMLLESEGDFSVVGEAATGTEALSKVGRLQPDIVLLDIRMPHMDGIETVCRLPEYSQQTRSLIISMYAHDEYVLRSARNGADGYLLKDATKEELMRAIRSVHRGHKYFSGSISQVLIDSFLKKDSATDAYHLTKREREILKRITDRQSNEEIAQALNNSVRTIETHRFRIMKKLGVNNWKMMVQLAQQEGLV; the protein is encoded by the coding sequence ATGATAACTATCGTATTAGCTGACGACCACACGGTGGTGAGAGACGGTCTAAGAATGTTGCTGGAAAGCGAGGGCGATTTTTCGGTAGTGGGAGAAGCCGCAACCGGTACTGAAGCTCTCAGTAAAGTAGGAAGATTACAGCCAGATATTGTATTGCTAGACATTCGGATGCCGCACATGGACGGAATAGAAACGGTTTGCCGACTACCCGAATATTCTCAGCAAACCCGCTCTCTGATTATTTCTATGTACGCCCACGACGAATACGTGCTGCGCTCCGCTCGCAATGGGGCCGACGGCTACCTACTAAAAGATGCTACCAAAGAAGAATTGATGCGAGCTATCCGCTCGGTTCACCGAGGGCATAAGTACTTTAGCGGTAGCATATCGCAGGTGCTGATTGACTCTTTTCTTAAAAAAGACTCAGCTACTGATGCGTACCATCTCACGAAACGGGAGCGAGAAATACTAAAGCGAATTACCGACCGGCAGTCTAACGAAGAGATTGCTCAGGCACTGAATAATAGCGTCCGTACTATTGAAACCCATCGGTTTCGGATTATGAAAAAATTGGGAGTAAACAACTGGAAGATGATGGTGCAGTTGGCTCAACAAGAAGGGTTGGTCTAG
- a CDS encoding PAS domain-containing sensor histidine kinase, translating to MLFKRSINSASSSLHQRIFQTLSIRYLLASGLIALTILASNWFVKQKMQEQMSDAHLLNLAGQQALLGQQLLKSALLLTSLDSVLRMPYYTELAYTVSQLIHTQSLLAQQHSHLALVQNVDTLLQSVQPVYQELVTHGQALVVLFRQPNKVTSAKYHPHIHALLLAEADYLAGMQSVVGQYKQEAQARIDRLILMQQFLTYLSLSIIVLVILFIFRPVARFVRKFLVILSQSRTQAKTLAQERQLLFSSLEKSHKYLSNIHFAVEQATLFAKIDCYGQLLYISPQFRQQLGLPNDYNPTTIPDLLQIPDADLKTALDEVQQQGYCCQDWACTNYCQQLFWLTATLVPVKNDQGELYQYLLLGVDITEKKEAIEQLNLASRAKIKQKVQEQRMRSVLVLQAQEEERQRIAMDLHDNIGQSLTALKYNVEALSSQAHDGNMRQQLNGIGQLLRESIIKVRQTSFHLMPSVLSDYGLAPVLKDFAQEMSRITRKRILFVNHTQFDQRMEEHVETNLYRIVQESLTNALKYAQATQIQISLRHNRTTLWVSIVDDGIGFETLANSVPEAKVTGRGLGNMEERAKYLHGKFTVTSKPGKGTNVLVQVPLSYQKEVVYDNYRIS from the coding sequence ATGCTTTTTAAACGCTCAATAAATTCAGCTTCTTCCTCGCTACACCAACGAATATTCCAAACCCTTAGTATTCGTTACCTGTTAGCCTCTGGCCTAATCGCTCTCACGATATTAGCGAGCAATTGGTTTGTAAAGCAAAAAATGCAAGAGCAAATGTCAGATGCTCACTTACTCAATTTGGCGGGGCAACAAGCTTTACTAGGGCAGCAATTACTAAAATCGGCTTTGTTGCTAACTTCTCTAGATAGTGTGCTGCGAATGCCCTACTACACTGAATTGGCTTATACTGTCAGTCAATTAATTCATACTCAAAGTTTGTTAGCGCAGCAGCATAGTCACCTAGCATTGGTGCAAAATGTAGATACTCTCCTTCAGTCAGTTCAGCCCGTTTATCAAGAATTAGTTACTCACGGGCAAGCTTTGGTCGTGCTCTTTCGCCAACCCAACAAGGTTACTTCGGCAAAATACCATCCGCATATTCATGCTTTGCTGCTTGCTGAGGCAGACTATCTCGCCGGAATGCAATCGGTAGTTGGTCAGTACAAGCAAGAAGCTCAAGCCCGGATTGATCGGCTCATTCTAATGCAGCAGTTTCTTACGTACTTATCGTTAAGCATTATTGTGCTGGTTATCTTGTTCATATTCCGCCCGGTAGCCCGCTTTGTCCGTAAATTTTTAGTGATTTTGAGTCAGTCCCGAACGCAGGCCAAAACCTTGGCTCAAGAGCGTCAGCTATTGTTCTCTTCACTGGAGAAGTCGCACAAATACCTGAGTAACATTCATTTTGCCGTTGAGCAAGCTACTCTTTTTGCTAAGATAGATTGTTACGGACAGCTACTGTACATCAGTCCGCAGTTCCGCCAGCAATTGGGCTTACCTAACGACTATAATCCAACGACCATTCCTGACTTACTTCAAATACCAGATGCTGATCTAAAAACAGCTCTTGATGAAGTGCAACAGCAAGGGTACTGCTGTCAGGATTGGGCTTGTACAAACTACTGTCAACAGCTGTTTTGGCTCACCGCAACACTGGTACCGGTCAAAAATGACCAAGGTGAGCTTTACCAGTACTTGTTGCTCGGAGTAGATATTACCGAAAAAAAGGAAGCAATAGAACAGTTGAATTTAGCCAGTCGGGCTAAGATTAAACAGAAGGTACAGGAGCAGCGAATGCGCTCGGTGCTGGTGCTTCAGGCGCAAGAGGAGGAGCGACAACGGATTGCGATGGACTTGCACGATAATATTGGGCAGTCGCTCACGGCTCTTAAGTACAATGTAGAGGCTTTATCATCGCAAGCCCACGATGGCAACATGCGTCAGCAACTTAATGGCATTGGGCAACTATTACGCGAAAGCATTATCAAAGTGCGTCAGACTTCCTTTCACCTAATGCCCAGCGTACTGTCCGACTACGGACTTGCACCCGTGCTAAAGGACTTTGCCCAGGAGATGAGTCGCATCACCCGAAAGAGAATACTTTTTGTCAATCATACTCAGTTTGACCAACGGATGGAAGAGCACGTAGAAACAAATCTCTACCGAATTGTTCAGGAAAGTTTAACCAACGCCCTCAAATACGCCCAAGCCACTCAGATTCAAATCAGCTTGCGCCACAATCGTACTACGCTGTGGGTATCAATAGTAGACGATGGCATTGGCTTTGAGACGCTAGCGAACAGCGTACCCGAAGCAAAGGTAACTGGCCGCGGCTTAGGGAATATGGAAGAGCGCGCTAAATACCTACACGGTAAGTTTACCGTGACCTCTAAACCAGGAAAAGGTACTAACGTTTTGGTTCAGGTGCCCCTGTCTTACCAAAAAGAAGTAGTATATGATAACTATCGTATTAGCTGA